In the genome of Luteitalea pratensis, the window TCGTCCGTCCGGTGCGATTGCAGGTCGAGGACGTCGAGGTCGCCGAGCTCGTCCAGGACTCGCTGCACATGGCCGACAGCCTGGTCCCCCGCGGTAACGTCGCGGTGAGTGTCGACGTACCCGAGGACCTGCCACCGGTGCAGGGCGACGGCCACCAGTTGCGGCAGGTCTTCACGAACCTGCTCACCAACGCGCTCGAGGCACTCGGCGGCGAGGGTCGCCTGATCGTTCAGGCCACGGCTCTGGACCGCCTGCCCTTCCCCGCCACGCCTGACCATCCGCAAGGTCCCGGTGTGGAGGTCACCGTGCTCGACGACGGCCCGGGCATCCCCGAGGCGATGCGCGAGCGGATCTTCAACCCGTTCTTCACGACCAAACCGCGCGGGTCTGGCCTCGGTTTGGCGATCGTGCGCAAGGTCGTGGACGCCCACGAGGGCCGGATCGAAGTGCAACCGGGCCTCGACGGATCGGGCACGTGCTTCCGGCTGCTCCTACCGCTGGCGCCATCACTGGAACAGGTCCCGGTGCGCCTGCCCGACGACGGCGCGCCAGGAGGGCCGAGGCCTCGTTGATGCTTAACGCCTGACGCCTGACGCTTGACGCTTGACGCTTGACTGATTCGACGATCGTTCGTTGTTGCTGTTCACCATTCCCTGTGCTCCTGAGCTCCTGAGTTCCTGTGCTCCTGAGTTCCTGGGCTCCTGCCACTGGATCCACCATGGGCCGCATCCTCGTCGCCGACGACCACGACTCGCTCCGCCGCGCCCTCGCTCGCGCCCTCATCGAGGCCGGGCACGAGATCACGGAAGCCAGCAACGGCAACGTGGCCATCGAGCGCCTTCACGAGACCAACTTCGACGTCGTCCTGAGCGACCTGAAGATGGGCGGCAGTGACGGCCTCGACGTGCTGCGCACCGCCAAGGCGCTGCAGCCGCAGACGGCCGTGATCCTCATGACCGCGTTCGGCTCGGTGCACACGGCCGTGGAGGCGATGAAGATCGGCGCCTTCGACTACGTGCCCAAGCCGTTCGAGATCGAGGAGATGGAGGTCAAGATCGACAAGGCGCTCGAGCACCGGCGCCTGCGCAACGAAGTCGATTACCTCCGCCACGAGCAGGGCGGCATCTACCAGTTCGACAACATCATCGGCGCCAGTGGCGCCCTGCAGCGCGTACTCGACGTGGTCAAGAAGGTCGCCAAGAGCAACACCACCGTGCTGATCAACGGCGAGACCGGTACCGGCAAGGAGCTGATCGCCGGCGCCATTCACCACAACTCGCTGCGCGCGGCGCGCAACTTCGTCAAGGTGAACTGCGCGGCGCTGCAGGAGAACCTGCTCGAGTCCGAACTCTTCGGCCACGAGCGCGGCGCGTTCACCGGCGCCGACAAGCAGCGCATCGGCCGCTTCGAGCAGGCCGATGGCGGCACGCTGTTCCTCGATGAGATCGGCGACATGAGCGCCAACACGCAGGCCAAGATCCTGCGCGTGCTCCAGGAGCACGAGTTCGAACGCCTCGGCGGCACCCGGACGATTCGCGTCGACGTCCGCCTGATCGCGGCCACCAACCGCAACCTGGCGGCGATGGTCGAAACCGGCGGCTTCCGCGAGGATCTCTACTACCGCCTGAACGTGGTGCAGATCGAGATGCCGCCCGTCCGCGATCGCAAGGAGGACATCCCGGCGCTCACCAACTTCTTCATCAAGCGCTTCGCGGTCGAGCTCAAGAAGCGGATTGAAGGGGTCACCCCCGAGGCTCTGAAGCTGCTGATGCGCTACAACTGGCCGGGCAACATCCGTGAGCTCGAGAACACGATCGAGCGCGCCGCGCTGCTCAGCGACGAGCGACTGATCAGCGCCGACGATCTGCGCATCGGCGGCACCGGCACCACCACGGACCACGACGCCCCGCAGACGGTCGTGAAGATTCCGCCGCAGGGCGTACCGCTCGAGGAGATCGAACGGCAGGCGGTCATCGAGGCGCTCAAGATGGCCAACTGGGTGCAGAAGGACGCGGCCGAACTGCTGTCGATCAGCCCGCGCGTCATGAACTACAAGATCAAGACGCTCGGCATCGACTTCCCGCGGAGCCGGCGGCCGCCGGTAGGGGTGCCCCTGGTGATGTAGTGATTGGGTCGGGGCAGCTCCGGGCGAGTTGCCCCGTTCCACTCAAGGAGCGCCCGCCTGGGACAGCCGGGCGCGCTACCTCGAGGCTTCAGTGGACGCGTTCGTCACGCCCGTGAGCTCGTCGGGATTGCCGCTCGCCGCGTGACGACGGCCGCGCACCCAGTCCCGTCGGGAACGCCACCAGGTGCACGAGCGCCCTTTCCACGACGAGCGCGCCGCCGACGACCCCGCCATCGGCGAAACGGACGTCCGTGCCGAGCCCGATTGCCGCCAACATGTGCGCACCCTCCAGGCCAATGCGCCCGACGAACTCCGCCGCCGCGAGTCCCTGCGCCGCACCGTCCAGCGTCTCGTGGAGCGCGTCGTCGAGCGCGTCGAGCCCGTAGCTGCGAACGAGCATCGGCATCTGCCGCGCCCACGACTGGGGATGATCGAAGACCTCCACGCCTGTGACGCGGCCGCGCGCGACGAATACGGCGCCGACCTGCGACTGGACGGGCGTCAGGTCGGCCACATACCGCTCGAGATCGGCGTGCCGGCGCTCGAACATCGCGGCGGCCGCCCGCGTCGACGACGCCGCGTCCAGCCGTGCGCTCTTGCTCGCGATCTCGTCCCACACCGCGCCCTGGTCCGCGCTCCGGGATGCATTGGTTCGCATCGACAGGTTGACCTGAGCCATCTTGTCGCGTCGGCCAGACGCGTGAAACGCGCGGTCAGCGGACGTGAACTCACGGCTGCGGTACGACCACCGCCCCGCCTCGACGCAGGACACCGGAATGTGCAGCTTGCCGTGTGCCGGCACCAGCAGGGTGATGTTGACGATGCGGTTCTGACGCGCGCCGACGAGTTCCTCGCCGTCCACGAGCAGGACCGGGCGCGGCCCGTCGTTGACGACGAGCAATTCGGGCACGCTCCCGCCTTCGGAAATTTCGGTGACACGCGCGGTGCCCGCGCCAATGGCGTCCTTCAGCGTGTCGTAGAACGGCGGCGACGCGATGCCCTCACGGGCAAGCAGGGGGACAACGCCGAGGTGTCCCGAGTGGGTGGAGGGTCCGTACACAAGGCCTTGCAGGTGTTGCTTGACGACGTCCATGCGGTCTCCTGGTGCGCAGTAGCGCTAAGGGGGAGACGGGCACGGACGAGGTGGTCTGACAGGCCTGGCGCGCCGAAGCCTCTGGCGCAGGCGGGCGGATTAGCCCCGCGCCTTGGGATGCGCGGCGCGGTACACGTCGAGCAGGTGCTGCACGTTGACCTGCGTGTAGCGCTGGGTGGTGGTCAGCTCGACGTGCCCGAGCAGCTCCTGGATCGCGCGCAGGTCCGCGCCGCGCTCGAGCAGGTGGGTGGCGAACGAGTGCCGCAACGCATGTGGGCTGATGCCGAAGCGCGCCGTGCACAGGCCGACGTAGCGGGCCACCAGCCGATGCACGCTGCGCGGCGTGAGGCGCGTGCCGCGGTAGTTCACAAACAGCGGATCCTCGGCCGGACGCCGGCGGCCACCGTCACGGGGCGTGTCGGCGGCCGCGAGCGCGACCAGCGCCACTCGATC includes:
- a CDS encoding two-component system sensor histidine kinase NtrB, producing the protein MPERFYRDLISGMRNGVIVIRRDGTLVAINDAAYASLDMLPGSADVGRPIATVLADVPEMVRVLDGAFGSDPLPNRAEVKLAHTGRSIGFTLSLVRDPLGLITGAALFFRDLTRVEQLEERERLRDRLAALGEMAAAIAHEVKNPLAGIEVMAGLLKRRLSDNPEAQTMLADIIGEAKMANAIVMEVLDFVRPVRLQVEDVEVAELVQDSLHMADSLVPRGNVAVSVDVPEDLPPVQGDGHQLRQVFTNLLTNALEALGGEGRLIVQATALDRLPFPATPDHPQGPGVEVTVLDDGPGIPEAMRERIFNPFFTTKPRGSGLGLAIVRKVVDAHEGRIEVQPGLDGSGTCFRLLLPLAPSLEQVPVRLPDDGAPGGPRPR
- a CDS encoding sigma-54-dependent transcriptional regulator, coding for MGRILVADDHDSLRRALARALIEAGHEITEASNGNVAIERLHETNFDVVLSDLKMGGSDGLDVLRTAKALQPQTAVILMTAFGSVHTAVEAMKIGAFDYVPKPFEIEEMEVKIDKALEHRRLRNEVDYLRHEQGGIYQFDNIIGASGALQRVLDVVKKVAKSNTTVLINGETGTGKELIAGAIHHNSLRAARNFVKVNCAALQENLLESELFGHERGAFTGADKQRIGRFEQADGGTLFLDEIGDMSANTQAKILRVLQEHEFERLGGTRTIRVDVRLIAATNRNLAAMVETGGFREDLYYRLNVVQIEMPPVRDRKEDIPALTNFFIKRFAVELKKRIEGVTPEALKLLMRYNWPGNIRELENTIERAALLSDERLISADDLRIGGTGTTTDHDAPQTVVKIPPQGVPLEEIERQAVIEALKMANWVQKDAAELLSISPRVMNYKIKTLGIDFPRSRRPPVGVPLVM
- a CDS encoding ARPP-1 family domain-containing protein; its protein translation is MDVVKQHLQGLVYGPSTHSGHLGVVPLLAREGIASPPFYDTLKDAIGAGTARVTEISEGGSVPELLVVNDGPRPVLLVDGEELVGARQNRIVNITLLVPAHGKLHIPVSCVEAGRWSYRSREFTSADRAFHASGRRDKMAQVNLSMRTNASRSADQGAVWDEIASKSARLDAASSTRAAAAMFERRHADLERYVADLTPVQSQVGAVFVARGRVTGVEVFDHPQSWARQMPMLVRSYGLDALDDALHETLDGAAQGLAAAEFVGRIGLEGAHMLAAIGLGTDVRFADGGVVGGALVVERALVHLVAFPTGLGARPSSRGERQSRRAHGRDERVH